A stretch of the Candidatus Nanoarchaeia archaeon genome encodes the following:
- a CDS encoding DNA-directed RNA polymerase subunit B'': MRKYSKVLLQSFFREYSLVNSDIESFNYFIEKQLQEIVDENKEIEPTIIPHNIDSFKIRLDKIWVVKPEITEADGSKRNILPIEARLRKITYAAPCFIEVSAHVNDVQRESFTTQIGSVPIMLKSKLCHLNGLDKQKLIEAGEDPEDPGGYFIINGTEKVLVNIEDLAPNNLLVERERTGVSDFTAKMFSERGSFKIPHTMERLKDGVFYLSFTRVKRIPVVVIIKALGLLKDEDIMHHVSSERQYDEVLINLYEYIDIKNQEEAVDWIAKKIGITQSKDIRVQRMYEILDKYLLPHLGIEKESRMFKAYNLCKIIRRFLSVANGESPVDDKDHYMNKRLKSSGDLLADLFRANLKVLIGDMLYNFQRIVKRGKFPSIKIIIRDKLLTQRIYSSMATGNWVGARKGVSQRIQRINFLETLSHLQRVVSPLSATQENFKARELHATHLGRLCPIETPEGTNIGLRKNLALLSQASGQTPEEEIMKSLKNYGLKPVQ, from the coding sequence ATGAGGAAATATTCTAAAGTATTGCTTCAAAGTTTCTTCAGGGAGTACAGCCTGGTGAACTCAGATATTGAGAGTTTTAATTATTTTATCGAGAAGCAGCTCCAGGAGATTGTCGATGAGAACAAGGAGATTGAGCCCACAATTATCCCCCACAATATTGACAGTTTTAAGATACGGCTTGATAAGATATGGGTTGTAAAACCAGAGATAACAGAGGCTGATGGAAGCAAGCGGAACATTCTCCCCATTGAAGCGCGCCTCAGGAAGATCACCTATGCTGCCCCTTGCTTTATCGAGGTGAGCGCGCATGTCAACGATGTCCAGCGGGAATCTTTCACCACCCAGATTGGGAGCGTTCCCATCATGCTCAAGAGTAAATTATGCCATTTGAATGGCTTGGACAAGCAGAAGTTAATCGAAGCAGGCGAGGATCCTGAAGATCCGGGCGGGTATTTTATTATTAACGGGACAGAGAAAGTGCTTGTGAACATCGAAGATCTGGCTCCGAACAACCTCCTGGTTGAAAGGGAGAGGACCGGGGTTTCCGACTTTACGGCAAAGATGTTCTCGGAGCGCGGATCCTTCAAAATCCCTCATACCATGGAGCGCCTGAAGGACGGGGTTTTCTATCTGAGCTTCACCCGCGTAAAACGAATTCCTGTGGTGGTTATTATCAAGGCGCTCGGTCTGCTCAAAGATGAGGATATTATGCACCATGTCAGCAGCGAGAGGCAATATGATGAAGTGCTGATCAATCTCTACGAATATATTGATATCAAGAATCAGGAAGAGGCGGTGGATTGGATCGCGAAGAAGATCGGAATCACACAGTCCAAGGACATTCGCGTGCAGCGGATGTATGAGATTTTGGATAAGTACCTCCTGCCGCATCTCGGCATCGAAAAAGAGAGCCGGATGTTCAAGGCATATAACCTCTGCAAGATAATACGAAGGTTCCTGAGTGTAGCCAACGGAGAGAGCCCGGTGGATGATAAGGACCATTATATGAACAAGCGCCTCAAAAGCTCAGGGGATCTCCTCGCAGACCTTTTCCGGGCAAATCTCAAAGTGCTGATAGGGGATATGCTGTACAATTTCCAAAGGATTGTAAAGCGAGGGAAATTCCCGAGCATCAAGATAATTATCAGGGACAAGCTGTTGACGCAGAGGATTTACAGCAGCATGGCAACCGGGAATTGGGTGGGCGCCCGGAAGGGAGTGAGCCAGAGAATCCAACGGATCAACTTCCTTGAAACATTATCGCATCTTCAGCGGGTTGTATCTCCATTAAGCGCAACCCAGGAAAACTTTAAGGCGCGAGAGCTGCATGCAACGCATCTTGGGAGACTCTGCCCAATCGAGACCCCTGAAGGAACAAACATCGGTTTAAGGAAGAACCTTGCGCTTCTCAGCCAGGCCTCAGGTCAGACGCCAGAAGAGGAGATTATGAAATCCTTGAAAAACTATGGTTTGAAGCCAGTACAATGA
- a CDS encoding DNA-directed RNA polymerase subunit H — MKFDITNHSLVPKHSILSEKEKADLLEKYQISMNELPKILKTDPAIRHLPVKEGNIIKIVRESPTAGKVVFFRGVISS; from the coding sequence ATGAAGTTTGACATCACCAATCATTCGTTGGTTCCGAAACATAGTATATTGAGTGAAAAGGAGAAGGCGGACCTCCTCGAGAAGTATCAGATATCCATGAATGAACTGCCAAAAATCCTCAAGACCGATCCTGCGATCAGACATCTTCCGGTGAAAGAAGGGAATATCATTAAGATTGTCAGGGAAAGCCCGACTGCCGGAAAAGTGGTGTTTTTCAGGGGAGTCATAAGTTCGTAA